A portion of the Halobacillus ihumii genome contains these proteins:
- a CDS encoding MFS transporter: MIIIFLHQHSYKYLFYSGIVNGVGDRFSQVAVLALLLELTGSGLAVGLLMGMRVVPYLVLSPVAGKLADRWDRRKMMMVTDLARVPFALSFLFVQSKEDLWILYCSMFVLACGEAIYQPVRKSSIGVLVEERHYTKANGLEQVVIGIVLILGSVTGGLVAFFIGKDVAFILNGCTFLAAAVLIYPLKIKRQKLVRSQSDVVQKSRYRLDTVVVFVVVILGVSAGLDGLFNILISYYGSETFDMGELGIGLLYGSLGIGLVLSFFISNWLKGKMLLIGIITIGLEGILQILASQASVIWGTALAFAGISLLGGVGAACFDSIVMVRTAKSEQGKVFGLIESLTNVVIGLTMFGTGWLLDLFAARHVGYIGGISVVGSMVLFFALYRLYFHKII; the protein is encoded by the coding sequence ATGATAATCATTTTTCTTCATCAGCATTCTTACAAGTATTTATTCTACTCAGGGATTGTGAACGGGGTGGGGGATCGGTTCAGCCAGGTGGCTGTATTAGCTTTATTGCTGGAATTGACAGGATCAGGTTTGGCAGTAGGTCTTTTAATGGGAATGCGTGTTGTTCCTTATTTGGTCTTGTCTCCTGTTGCAGGAAAACTCGCAGATAGATGGGATCGCCGCAAGATGATGATGGTGACAGATCTAGCCAGGGTTCCCTTTGCACTCTCGTTCCTTTTTGTTCAATCAAAAGAAGATCTATGGATTCTCTACTGCAGTATGTTTGTCCTGGCATGCGGTGAAGCCATTTATCAGCCGGTTCGAAAAAGCAGTATTGGGGTGTTGGTGGAAGAGCGGCATTATACAAAGGCGAATGGATTAGAGCAGGTGGTCATCGGGATTGTGCTCATTCTTGGATCCGTTACAGGTGGACTGGTCGCATTCTTTATTGGAAAAGACGTGGCCTTTATCCTTAATGGATGTACGTTCTTGGCAGCTGCCGTTCTGATTTATCCTCTAAAAATTAAACGGCAAAAGTTGGTTCGGTCCCAGTCCGACGTGGTCCAAAAGTCTCGTTATAGATTGGATACAGTGGTTGTTTTTGTCGTGGTAATTCTAGGGGTTAGTGCAGGATTGGATGGTTTATTTAACATTCTCATCAGTTATTACGGATCAGAAACATTCGATATGGGTGAGTTAGGAATCGGTTTGCTGTATGGGTCATTAGGGATAGGGCTTGTACTCAGTTTCTTTATTTCTAATTGGCTAAAAGGAAAGATGCTCCTTATCGGAATCATCACAATCGGCTTGGAAGGAATTTTGCAAATACTGGCCAGTCAAGCATCCGTCATATGGGGAACTGCATTGGCTTTTGCGGGAATCTCCCTTTTAGGGGGAGTTGGTGCTGCATGCTTTGATAGCATTGTAATGGTTAGAACCGCGAAATCCGAGCAAGGGAAAGTATTCGGATTGATAGAATCGTTAACAAATGTCGTGATTGGTCTTACAATGTTCGGAACAGGTTGGCTGCTCGACCTGTTTGCCGCCAGACACGTGGGCTATATAGGAGGAATCTCCGTTGTTGGATCTATGGTCCTTTTTTTTGCTCTCTATCGTCTATATTTTCACAAAATTATATAA
- a CDS encoding methyl-accepting chemotaxis protein has protein sequence MNNTKETMTKNVEQQMTMMSDSFDTLFDSISHNVNRYAENSQLADPQEMSDEILASFASTKEANPYILNIYMGDKDTKDMFIFPSTELGADYDPTTRPWFTKSVEQTGEVIWTEPYTDAASGDTIVSAARAIEQNGSVTGVFSIDFTVNTLFSMIEKVEVGQTGDAMLVSETGIYLAHPNEEMVGKSAEKAPFYEKLMSSEAGSYEYSEGGEQKIIAFATNSKTGWKMAGTVNVSDFVAQANTIILPIAIVLAVVILISLAIAVLLTRYLTRPIKHLQKLMNKAGQGDFAIAVKIDRNDEIGELSEDFERMMGSIRELIANVKSSSNLVSSSAENVVANAEQNAAASNEISRAIQDIASGAQSQAEYMESSVNSSQTLASTINDVVTQSERIKTQSDELLNRSEEAKSIVEKLRDHSNQTTNMTTEMKESIHELQDSSESINQVVSTISGIAGQTNLLALNAAIEAARAGEAGRGFAVVAEEVRKLAEQSESALTDVAKMIHHMQTRTAAIVELIEQTGEVVVEQEQSVNATEQSFEGVFANISDNVQAINQIISSMKQMDTEKNQLVATIDEISSVTEETAAGAEQVSASIQESNSAMEQLNHLAEELENVASSMNDSLQNFKLEENEQDAAGEVVPLEEANEWNQKAG, from the coding sequence TTGAACAACACGAAGGAAACGATGACGAAGAATGTCGAGCAGCAAATGACTATGATGAGCGACTCGTTTGATACCTTGTTTGACAGTATCAGTCATAATGTAAATCGCTATGCTGAAAATAGTCAGCTTGCTGACCCGCAGGAAATGAGCGACGAGATTCTTGCGAGTTTTGCCAGTACCAAAGAAGCCAATCCCTACATATTGAACATTTATATGGGGGACAAGGATACGAAGGATATGTTTATTTTTCCCTCTACCGAATTGGGAGCAGATTATGATCCAACGACTCGCCCATGGTTTACGAAATCGGTAGAACAGACAGGGGAAGTTATTTGGACGGAGCCCTATACTGATGCCGCGTCAGGCGATACCATCGTAAGTGCTGCCCGGGCGATCGAACAAAATGGCAGTGTTACCGGAGTTTTTTCGATCGATTTTACGGTGAATACATTATTTAGCATGATTGAAAAAGTAGAGGTCGGTCAGACTGGTGACGCGATGTTAGTTAGTGAAACAGGTATCTATCTGGCTCATCCAAATGAAGAAATGGTCGGTAAATCTGCTGAAAAGGCGCCATTTTATGAGAAGTTAATGTCAAGTGAAGCAGGATCTTATGAATATAGCGAGGGTGGAGAACAAAAGATTATTGCCTTTGCAACGAATTCTAAAACAGGCTGGAAAATGGCTGGGACGGTAAATGTATCAGACTTTGTGGCTCAGGCCAACACAATCATTTTGCCGATTGCGATCGTGCTTGCGGTTGTGATATTGATTTCCTTAGCTATCGCGGTGTTACTGACACGTTATCTCACTAGACCGATTAAGCACTTGCAAAAATTAATGAATAAGGCTGGGCAAGGAGATTTTGCCATTGCTGTGAAGATTGATCGAAATGACGAAATTGGTGAGCTGTCAGAGGATTTTGAGCGCATGATGGGATCCATTCGTGAACTAATTGCAAACGTGAAGTCGTCCTCTAATCTCGTTAGCAGCTCTGCTGAGAATGTGGTCGCCAATGCCGAACAAAATGCCGCGGCTTCAAACGAGATTTCCCGGGCAATACAAGATATTGCGAGCGGAGCCCAATCTCAGGCAGAATATATGGAAAGCAGTGTGAATTCATCGCAAACGCTTGCTTCAACGATTAACGATGTAGTCACTCAAAGTGAACGAATTAAAACACAGTCTGATGAGTTGCTCAATCGTTCTGAAGAAGCGAAGTCGATCGTTGAGAAGCTGCGCGATCACTCCAATCAAACGACGAATATGACGACTGAAATGAAAGAATCGATTCATGAATTACAGGATAGTTCAGAAAGCATTAATCAGGTTGTAAGTACGATCTCAGGTATTGCCGGACAAACGAATTTGCTGGCACTCAATGCCGCTATTGAAGCGGCCAGAGCCGGAGAAGCTGGAAGAGGGTTTGCCGTCGTAGCCGAAGAAGTGAGAAAGCTTGCTGAACAGTCTGAATCGGCGCTGACCGATGTCGCAAAAATGATCCATCATATGCAAACTCGAACGGCAGCCATCGTAGAGTTGATCGAACAAACAGGCGAGGTCGTTGTAGAACAAGAGCAGTCAGTTAATGCCACCGAGCAATCCTTTGAAGGAGTATTTGCGAACATTTCGGATAACGTTCAAGCGATCAATCAGATTATTTCCTCCATGAAGCAAATGGATACAGAGAAAAATCAACTGGTTGCCACCATTGATGAAATTAGTTCTGTAACCGAAGAAACAGCTGCAGGGGCAGAACAAGTGTCGGCATCTATCCAGGAAAGCAATTCAGCAATGGAACAACTCAACCATTTGGCTGAGGAACTTGAAAATGTCGCTTCATCGATGAACGATTCCTTACAAAATTTCAAGCTAGAAGAGAATGAGCAAGACGCAGCAGGAGAAGTTGTGCCGTTAGAGGAAGCGAACGAGTGGAATCAAAAAGCCGGATAA